Proteins co-encoded in one uncultured Bacteroides sp. genomic window:
- a CDS encoding prolyl oligopeptidase family serine peptidase, with amino-acid sequence MKKVTLILACGMITANIFGQKSRIIYPITKKDNTVDTYFGVKVSDPYRWLENDTTKETATWVKAQNKVTSTYLTKIPFRNKLKERLTNLANYEKIGAPFKKNGKYYFYKNDGLQNQSVLYVQNSLDSQPEVFLDPNKLSEDGTVALTGISFSKDGKYFAYTVSRSGSDWREIYVIDIATRKLLNDHIQWAKFTGAAWQGDGFYYSAYDAPVAGKEFSNINENHKIYFHKIGEPQSKDALIYQNPKYPKRFYSASVSEDQRVLFIFESGEGRGNALFMKDLTKVDAPIEQLASDFNYEYTPIEVIGSQMFFSTNFGAPKGKVMVANIDSPNLKNWKDLVPESASVLSGAEVIGGKLMLTYDKDASNHAFAYTTEGKLLYEVKLPSLGSVGFSGDKDDNIAFYSFTSFTFPGAVYKYNVNTNESTLYCAPKVDFNPEEFVTEQVFYPSKDGTKIPMFLTYKKGLKRDGSNPVYLYGYGGFNISLNPGFSTYRIPFLENGGVYAQVNLRGGGEYGEEWHLAGTKMKKQNVFDDFISAAEYLIAKKYTNKQKIAIVGGSNGGLLIGACVNQRPDLFRVAIPEVGVMDMLRYHKFTIGWNWASDYGTSEDNKEMFEYLRAYSPLHTFKKGTTYPATLVTTADHDDRVVPAHSFKYAATLQASSNGKNPTLIRIDSKAGHGSGKPISKVLEEQSDIYSFIMYNMGMKPKF; translated from the coding sequence ATGAAAAAAGTGACGCTAATTTTAGCATGTGGAATGATTACGGCAAACATTTTCGGGCAAAAATCAAGAATTATCTATCCGATTACAAAGAAAGACAACACCGTGGATACTTACTTCGGTGTAAAAGTATCAGATCCTTACCGCTGGTTGGAAAATGATACAACTAAAGAAACAGCAACCTGGGTAAAGGCACAAAACAAAGTAACATCAACTTATCTGACAAAGATTCCTTTCCGGAATAAACTGAAGGAAAGACTCACCAATCTTGCCAATTATGAAAAGATTGGTGCACCTTTTAAGAAAAATGGCAAATATTATTTCTATAAGAATGATGGCTTGCAAAACCAAAGCGTTCTCTATGTGCAAAACTCTTTAGACTCGCAACCAGAAGTCTTTCTTGATCCAAACAAGTTATCGGAAGACGGAACAGTGGCTTTAACTGGAATTTCTTTTTCCAAAGACGGCAAATACTTTGCTTATACTGTTTCCAGAAGTGGTTCGGACTGGAGGGAAATTTATGTAATAGACATTGCCACCCGTAAATTACTTAACGATCATATTCAATGGGCTAAGTTTACAGGAGCTGCCTGGCAGGGAGACGGTTTTTACTACAGTGCGTATGATGCACCTGTAGCAGGAAAAGAGTTCTCAAATATAAATGAGAATCATAAAATCTATTTCCACAAGATTGGAGAGCCACAATCAAAAGATGCATTGATCTACCAGAATCCAAAGTATCCAAAGCGCTTCTATTCAGCCAGTGTAAGCGAAGACCAGCGAGTTCTTTTCATCTTTGAATCGGGCGAAGGACGCGGAAATGCCCTTTTCATGAAAGATCTGACAAAAGTGGATGCTCCGATAGAGCAGTTGGCTTCCGATTTTAATTATGAATACACCCCTATTGAGGTAATTGGCAGCCAGATGTTCTTCTCCACAAACTTTGGTGCACCTAAAGGCAAGGTGATGGTTGCAAATATAGACTCTCCCAACCTGAAAAACTGGAAAGATCTGGTTCCCGAATCAGCCTCTGTTCTTTCCGGAGCAGAAGTTATAGGAGGAAAATTAATGCTGACCTACGACAAAGATGCTTCTAACCACGCATTTGCATATACCACCGAAGGCAAGCTTCTTTACGAAGTAAAACTCCCTTCACTGGGTTCTGTAGGATTCAGTGGTGATAAGGATGATAATATCGCATTTTACTCTTTCACCTCTTTTACTTTCCCTGGAGCTGTTTATAAATATAATGTGAATACTAATGAGTCAACTTTATATTGTGCACCGAAAGTAGATTTTAATCCGGAAGAGTTCGTTACCGAACAAGTGTTCTATCCCAGTAAGGACGGAACAAAGATTCCAATGTTTCTTACTTACAAGAAAGGATTAAAAAGAGATGGAAGCAACCCTGTTTACCTTTATGGCTACGGAGGATTCAACATCAGCCTCAACCCGGGCTTCTCTACCTATCGAATTCCTTTCCTTGAGAACGGAGGTGTTTATGCACAGGTAAATCTTCGTGGCGGTGGCGAATACGGAGAAGAGTGGCACCTGGCCGGAACAAAGATGAAGAAACAAAATGTATTTGATGACTTTATTTCGGCAGCAGAGTATCTGATTGCAAAGAAATACACCAATAAACAGAAAATTGCCATTGTGGGAGGATCTAACGGCGGATTGCTTATAGGAGCCTGCGTGAACCAGCGACCGGATTTATTCAGAGTAGCCATTCCTGAAGTAGGTGTAATGGATATGCTTCGTTACCACAAATTCACCATCGGCTGGAACTGGGCAAGTGATTACGGTACCAGTGAAGATAACAAAGAGATGTTTGAGTACCTTCGTGCTTATTCTCCGCTTCATACATTTAAGAAAGGAACCACCTACCCTGCCACTCTGGTTACCACAGCCGACCACGATGACCGCGTAGTTCCGGCTCATTCTTTCAAATATGCCGCTACTCTTCAGGCCTCAAGCAACGGAAAGAATCCTACGCTGATACGTATCGACAGCAAAGCCGGTCATGGATCTGGTAAGCCAATAAGTAAAGTTCTGGAAGAGCAGTCAGACATTTACTCATTCATCATGTACAACATGGGAATGAAACCTAAATTCTGA
- a CDS encoding alpha-L-fucosidase, whose protein sequence is MRKIFLLLLVLVGNAQLFAQKDYQPTKENLENRTEFQDAKFGMFIHWGLYSMLGNGEWIMNDRNINWEEYAKLASGFYPSKFDAAAWVSIAKAAGMKYICFTTRHHDGFSMFKTKYTDYNIVEATPFQKDIVKALAEECQKQGIKLHLYYSHLDWRRADYYPLGRTGLGTGRTEHGKWSDYQNFMNNQLTELLTNYGSIGAIWFDGWWDKDQDPNWNWHLDEQYALIHKLQPGCLIGNNHHSTPFPGEDFQMFERDIPGQNTAGLSGQAISKLPLETCETMNNNWGYNITDKNYKSTKEFIHYLVKAAGNNANLLINVGPQPNGEIPAMAIQRLKEVGEWMKVYGETIYGTRGGFIPVHDWGVTTHKGNKLFVHILNLKDNALFVPVTSKIKKAVLFKNQTPVKFKQDKTGALLYLPEVPADVDYVIELTI, encoded by the coding sequence ATGAGAAAAATATTTTTATTACTGTTGGTACTTGTGGGCAATGCTCAGTTGTTTGCCCAGAAAGACTACCAGCCGACAAAAGAAAACTTAGAAAACAGAACTGAATTCCAGGATGCTAAGTTTGGTATGTTTATCCACTGGGGGCTTTACAGTATGTTGGGTAATGGTGAGTGGATCATGAATGACAGGAATATCAACTGGGAAGAATATGCCAAATTAGCTTCCGGATTTTATCCGTCTAAGTTTGATGCTGCAGCATGGGTCTCAATAGCTAAAGCTGCAGGAATGAAATATATCTGCTTTACTACTCGTCATCACGATGGCTTTTCGATGTTTAAAACAAAATATACTGATTACAATATAGTAGAGGCAACTCCTTTTCAAAAAGATATAGTAAAAGCATTGGCTGAAGAGTGCCAGAAGCAGGGAATTAAGTTGCATCTTTACTATTCTCACCTTGACTGGCGCAGGGCCGATTATTATCCTTTGGGCCGTACGGGACTTGGTACAGGTAGAACTGAACATGGTAAATGGAGCGATTATCAGAATTTTATGAATAATCAGTTAACAGAACTACTAACTAATTACGGATCGATAGGTGCCATCTGGTTTGATGGTTGGTGGGATAAAGATCAGGATCCAAATTGGAATTGGCATCTGGATGAACAGTATGCTTTGATTCACAAACTGCAACCGGGTTGTTTAATTGGCAATAATCATCATAGTACTCCTTTTCCCGGTGAAGACTTTCAGATGTTTGAACGTGATATACCCGGCCAGAATACTGCAGGACTTTCAGGGCAGGCTATTAGTAAGCTTCCTTTGGAAACGTGTGAAACAATGAATAATAATTGGGGATATAATATTACTGATAAGAACTATAAATCAACAAAAGAGTTTATTCATTACTTGGTGAAAGCAGCTGGCAATAATGCAAATTTGCTGATTAATGTTGGTCCTCAGCCAAATGGCGAGATACCTGCTATGGCAATTCAACGATTGAAAGAAGTGGGAGAATGGATGAAAGTATATGGCGAAACCATTTATGGAACCCGTGGAGGTTTTATTCCTGTTCACGATTGGGGAGTAACTACTCATAAAGGTAATAAGCTGTTTGTGCACATCCTGAATCTGAAAGATAATGCATTGTTCGTTCCTGTTACGAGCAAAATAAAGAAAGCTGTTCTCTTTAAAAACCAAACCCCGGTAAAGTTTAAACAGGATAAGACTGGCGCTTTATTGTATTTACCCGAGGTTCCTGCAGATGTTGATTATGTGATTGAATTAACGATCTGA
- a CDS encoding SagB/ThcOx family dehydrogenase: MKQSFLLMMMFMLISCSSAQDLKSIKLNAPNLTRGDVLMKAFSNRKSTREFSDKMLSQQDLSDLVWAANGINRPNEGKKTAPSSQNRQDIKIYVCMADGNYLYNASNGTLEFISEGDVRPLKAPVCLILVSNTNETWGAIDGGIVSQNISLFCSGIGLATVPRAQMDADALKKALKLTGTQTLILNHPVGYFK, encoded by the coding sequence ATGAAACAATCCTTTTTGTTAATGATGATGTTCATGCTTATTTCTTGTTCTAGTGCACAGGATTTGAAGTCTATTAAATTAAATGCACCCAACCTTACCCGTGGAGATGTCTTGATGAAAGCGTTCTCTAATCGTAAATCTACCAGGGAATTCTCTGATAAAATGCTTAGTCAGCAAGATTTGTCAGACCTTGTTTGGGCAGCCAACGGTATCAACCGTCCGAATGAAGGAAAAAAAACAGCCCCTTCCTCTCAAAACAGACAGGACATAAAGATTTATGTTTGCATGGCTGATGGAAATTATCTCTATAATGCGTCTAACGGTACATTGGAATTTATCAGTGAAGGTGATGTTCGTCCGCTGAAAGCTCCGGTATGCCTGATTCTGGTTTCAAATACGAATGAAACCTGGGGAGCAATTGACGGAGGTATCGTGTCACAGAATATCTCTTTGTTTTGCTCGGGAATTGGACTGGCTACTGTTCCACGAGCTCAAATGGATGCGGATGCTTTAAAAAAGGCATTAAAGCTGACTGGTACTCAGACGCTCATTTTAAATCATCCGGTGGGATATTTTAAATAA